The Streptomyces seoulensis genome contains a region encoding:
- a CDS encoding tetratricopeptide repeat protein, which translates to MTESNLAAEAGQRLAAGDPAAALTLYLRAWNRPDDEVAERIFDLVSEWGDIDAALKTVEAEARGGNAAAYEALAELFVELERPKEALAALRAAADEGRDVTLMIASVLADELGDRKQAEVYYRQALTDDNPRALNDYGAFLSEDFERLDEAADLLRRAIDRGDAMAAGNLGRLLADEEKYEEALPWLRQALDAGHRSVLAVLGETEHALGDLEAARTHLREALAEEITGAHFAYALHLAESGSREEAVRHYEAAAEEDGETNAYLNLALLHEELEQWGQADRRFREAIEHQDESAFVYYAQFLAEQDRGDEISALLTPAARLGVDEDDMAELRELADEGRSGKG; encoded by the coding sequence ATGACAGAAAGCAACCTGGCCGCCGAGGCCGGACAGCGCCTCGCGGCCGGTGACCCCGCCGCCGCTCTCACCCTCTACCTGCGGGCATGGAACCGTCCCGACGACGAGGTGGCGGAGAGGATCTTCGACCTCGTCTCCGAGTGGGGTGACATCGACGCCGCGCTGAAGACCGTCGAGGCGGAGGCCAGGGGTGGCAACGCCGCGGCCTACGAGGCCCTGGCCGAGCTGTTCGTCGAACTCGAGCGGCCCAAGGAGGCGTTGGCGGCGCTCCGGGCGGCGGCCGACGAGGGCCGTGACGTCACCCTGATGATCGCCTCGGTCCTGGCCGACGAGTTGGGGGACCGGAAGCAGGCCGAGGTGTACTACCGGCAGGCGCTCACCGACGACAACCCCCGCGCGCTCAACGACTACGGCGCCTTCCTCAGCGAGGACTTCGAACGGCTCGACGAGGCGGCCGACCTGCTGCGCCGGGCGATCGACCGGGGCGACGCGATGGCGGCCGGCAACCTCGGCCGGCTCCTCGCCGACGAGGAGAAGTACGAGGAAGCCCTTCCCTGGCTGCGGCAGGCGCTGGACGCCGGGCACCGTTCGGTGCTGGCGGTGCTCGGTGAGACCGAGCACGCCCTCGGCGACCTGGAGGCGGCCCGCACCCACCTGCGCGAAGCCCTGGCCGAGGAGATCACCGGCGCCCACTTCGCCTACGCGCTCCACCTCGCCGAGTCCGGTTCCCGCGAGGAGGCCGTACGGCACTACGAGGCCGCCGCCGAGGAGGACGGGGAGACCAACGCCTACCTCAACCTCGCCCTGCTCCATGAGGAGTTGGAGCAGTGGGGTCAGGCCGACCGCCGCTTCCGCGAGGCCATCGAGCACCAGGACGAGAGCGCCTTCGTCTACTACGCCCAGTTCCTCGCGGAGCAGGACCGGGGTGACGAGATCAGCGCGCTGCTGACCCCGGCGGCCCGACTCGGTGTCGACGAGGACGACATGGCCGAGCTGCGTGAGCTCGCCGACGAGGGTCGCTCCGGGAAGGGCTGA